The Salvelinus fontinalis isolate EN_2023a chromosome 31, ASM2944872v1, whole genome shotgun sequence genome has a window encoding:
- the LOC129829761 gene encoding proto-oncogene tyrosine-protein kinase Src isoform X2: MGGTKSKPKDISSGGGASSLNFSPAQHTLTSNRNPAVDGTRQPTQPLTNTPELALFGGAESTSSVTSPNRGTLAGGVTTFVALYDYESRTASDLSFRKGERLQIVNNTRKLNSREGDWWLARSLTTGESGYIPSNYVAPSDSIQAEEWYFGKITRRDSERLLLGLENRKGTFLVRESETTKGAYCLSVLDYDNTKGLNVKHYKIRKLDSGGFYITSRTQFNNLQQLVAHYHKHADGLCHCLTEVCPVLKPQTQGLARDAWEIPRDSLRLDLKLGQGCFGEVWMGTWNGTTRVAIKTLKTGTMSPEAFLQEAQVMKKLRHEKLVQLYAVVSEEPIYIVTEYMGQGSLLDFLKGDMGKMLRLPQLVDMASQIASGMAYVERMNYVHRDLRAANILVGDNMVCKVADFGLARLIEDNEYTARQGAKFPIKWTAPEAALYGRFTIKSDVWSFGVLLTELATKGRVPYPGMVNREVLDQVERGYRMPCPAECPESLHDLMLTCWRKDAEERPTFEYLQGFLEDYFTSTEPQYQPGENL, encoded by the exons ATGGGGGGAACCAAAAGCAAGCCCAAAGACATCAGCTCGGGAGGAGGGGCTAGCAGCCTCAACTTCAGCCCTGCCCAGCACACCCTCACATCCAATCGGAACCCTGCAGTGGACGGGACACGCCAGCCCACTCAGCCCCTGACCAATACCCCGGAGCTGGCCCTGTTTGGGGGTGCAGAGTCCACCAGTAGCGTCACGTCTCCTAACAGAGGGACACTCGCAG GAGGAGTGACGACGTTCGTGGCGCTGTATGACTACGAGTCTCgcactgcctctgatctgtctTTCAGGAAGGGCGAGCGGCTACAGATAGTAAACAACAC GAGAAAGTTGAACAGCAG AGAAGGGGACTGGTGGCTGGCTCGATCTCTGACTACGGGAGAAAGCGGTTACATCCCCAGCAATTATGTGGCTCCCTCTGACTCCATCCAGGCAGAAGA GTGGTATTTTGGGAAGATCACACGCCGCGATTCGGAGCGGCTCCTGTTGGGTCTGGAGAACAGGAAAGGAACGTTCttggtgagagagagcgagaccaccAAAG GTGCCTACTGTCTGTCAGTCTTGGACTATGACAACACTAAAGGGCTGAACGTGAAACATTACAAGATCAGGAAGCTGGACAGTGGAGGGTTCTACATCACCTCACGCACTCAGTTTAACAACCTACAGCAGCTTGTCGCACACTACCACA AGCACGCAGACGGACTATGCCACTGTCTGACAGAGGTGTGTCCTGTACTGAAGCCTCAGACCCAGGGCCTAGCGCGCGATGCCTGGGAGATCCCCAGGGACTCCCTCCGCCTCGACCTCAAACTGGGACAGGGATGCTTCGGAGAGGTCTGGATGG GCACGTGGAATGGTACGACGCGGGTAGCAATCAAGACCTTGAAGACAGGTACCATGTCCCCCGAGGCCTTCCTCCAGGAGGCTCAGGTCATGAAGAAGCTGAGACATGAGAAGCTTGTCCAGCTCTATGCTGTGGTGTCTGAAGAACCCATCTATATTGTTACTGAGTACATGGGACAAGGGAGCTTATTGGACTTCCTGAAGGGAGACATGGGCAAGATGCTCCGCCTTCCTCAGCTGGTAGACATGGCCTCACAG ATTGCTTCAGGGATGGCGTACGTAGAGAGGATGAACTACGTCCACAGAGACCTCAGGGCTGCCAACATCCTAGTGGGAGACAACATGGTGTGTAAAGTGGCTGATTTCGGCCTGGCTCGCCTCATAGAAGACAACGAGTACACCGCCAGGCAGG GAGCAAAGTTCCCCATCAAGTGGACAGCCCCTGAAGCTGCTCTGTATGGCCGCTTCACTATCAAGTCTGACGTCTGGTCGTTCGGGGTCTTGCTGACCGAGCTGGCCACTAAAGGCAGAGTGCCATATCCAG GCATGGTGAATCGGGAGGTGTTGGACCAGGTGGAGCGTGGTTACAGGATGCCCTGTCCAGCTGAGTGCCCTGAGTCCCTCCACGACCTCATGTTGACCTGCTGGAGGAAGGACGCTGAGGAGCGGCCCACCTTTGAGTACCTGCAGGGCTTCCTGGAAGACTACTTCACCTCCACTGAGCCCCAGTACCAGCCTGGAGAGAACCTGTAG
- the LOC129829761 gene encoding proto-oncogene tyrosine-protein kinase Src isoform X1 — MGGTKSKPKDISSGGGASSLNFSPAQHTLTSNRNPAVDGTRQPTQPLTNTPELALFGGAESTSSVTSPNRGTLAGGVTTFVALYDYESRTASDLSFRKGERLQIVNNTRKLNSREGDWWLARSLTTGESGYIPSNYVAPSDSIQAEDHLRLPMASRWYFGKITRRDSERLLLGLENRKGTFLVRESETTKGAYCLSVLDYDNTKGLNVKHYKIRKLDSGGFYITSRTQFNNLQQLVAHYHKHADGLCHCLTEVCPVLKPQTQGLARDAWEIPRDSLRLDLKLGQGCFGEVWMGTWNGTTRVAIKTLKTGTMSPEAFLQEAQVMKKLRHEKLVQLYAVVSEEPIYIVTEYMGQGSLLDFLKGDMGKMLRLPQLVDMASQIASGMAYVERMNYVHRDLRAANILVGDNMVCKVADFGLARLIEDNEYTARQGAKFPIKWTAPEAALYGRFTIKSDVWSFGVLLTELATKGRVPYPGMVNREVLDQVERGYRMPCPAECPESLHDLMLTCWRKDAEERPTFEYLQGFLEDYFTSTEPQYQPGENL; from the exons ATGGGGGGAACCAAAAGCAAGCCCAAAGACATCAGCTCGGGAGGAGGGGCTAGCAGCCTCAACTTCAGCCCTGCCCAGCACACCCTCACATCCAATCGGAACCCTGCAGTGGACGGGACACGCCAGCCCACTCAGCCCCTGACCAATACCCCGGAGCTGGCCCTGTTTGGGGGTGCAGAGTCCACCAGTAGCGTCACGTCTCCTAACAGAGGGACACTCGCAG GAGGAGTGACGACGTTCGTGGCGCTGTATGACTACGAGTCTCgcactgcctctgatctgtctTTCAGGAAGGGCGAGCGGCTACAGATAGTAAACAACAC GAGAAAGTTGAACAGCAG AGAAGGGGACTGGTGGCTGGCTCGATCTCTGACTACGGGAGAAAGCGGTTACATCCCCAGCAATTATGTGGCTCCCTCTGACTCCATCCAGGCAGAAGA TCATCTCAGATTGCCTATGGCTTCCAG GTGGTATTTTGGGAAGATCACACGCCGCGATTCGGAGCGGCTCCTGTTGGGTCTGGAGAACAGGAAAGGAACGTTCttggtgagagagagcgagaccaccAAAG GTGCCTACTGTCTGTCAGTCTTGGACTATGACAACACTAAAGGGCTGAACGTGAAACATTACAAGATCAGGAAGCTGGACAGTGGAGGGTTCTACATCACCTCACGCACTCAGTTTAACAACCTACAGCAGCTTGTCGCACACTACCACA AGCACGCAGACGGACTATGCCACTGTCTGACAGAGGTGTGTCCTGTACTGAAGCCTCAGACCCAGGGCCTAGCGCGCGATGCCTGGGAGATCCCCAGGGACTCCCTCCGCCTCGACCTCAAACTGGGACAGGGATGCTTCGGAGAGGTCTGGATGG GCACGTGGAATGGTACGACGCGGGTAGCAATCAAGACCTTGAAGACAGGTACCATGTCCCCCGAGGCCTTCCTCCAGGAGGCTCAGGTCATGAAGAAGCTGAGACATGAGAAGCTTGTCCAGCTCTATGCTGTGGTGTCTGAAGAACCCATCTATATTGTTACTGAGTACATGGGACAAGGGAGCTTATTGGACTTCCTGAAGGGAGACATGGGCAAGATGCTCCGCCTTCCTCAGCTGGTAGACATGGCCTCACAG ATTGCTTCAGGGATGGCGTACGTAGAGAGGATGAACTACGTCCACAGAGACCTCAGGGCTGCCAACATCCTAGTGGGAGACAACATGGTGTGTAAAGTGGCTGATTTCGGCCTGGCTCGCCTCATAGAAGACAACGAGTACACCGCCAGGCAGG GAGCAAAGTTCCCCATCAAGTGGACAGCCCCTGAAGCTGCTCTGTATGGCCGCTTCACTATCAAGTCTGACGTCTGGTCGTTCGGGGTCTTGCTGACCGAGCTGGCCACTAAAGGCAGAGTGCCATATCCAG GCATGGTGAATCGGGAGGTGTTGGACCAGGTGGAGCGTGGTTACAGGATGCCCTGTCCAGCTGAGTGCCCTGAGTCCCTCCACGACCTCATGTTGACCTGCTGGAGGAAGGACGCTGAGGAGCGGCCCACCTTTGAGTACCTGCAGGGCTTCCTGGAAGACTACTTCACCTCCACTGAGCCCCAGTACCAGCCTGGAGAGAACCTGTAG
- the LOC129829761 gene encoding proto-oncogene tyrosine-protein kinase Src isoform X3, with product MGGTKSKPKDISSGGGASSLNFSPAQHTLTSNRNPAVDGTRQPTQPLTNTPELALFGGAESTSSVTSPNRGTLAGGVTTFVALYDYESRTASDLSFRKGERLQIVNNTEGDWWLARSLTTGESGYIPSNYVAPSDSIQAEEWYFGKITRRDSERLLLGLENRKGTFLVRESETTKGAYCLSVLDYDNTKGLNVKHYKIRKLDSGGFYITSRTQFNNLQQLVAHYHKHADGLCHCLTEVCPVLKPQTQGLARDAWEIPRDSLRLDLKLGQGCFGEVWMGTWNGTTRVAIKTLKTGTMSPEAFLQEAQVMKKLRHEKLVQLYAVVSEEPIYIVTEYMGQGSLLDFLKGDMGKMLRLPQLVDMASQIASGMAYVERMNYVHRDLRAANILVGDNMVCKVADFGLARLIEDNEYTARQGAKFPIKWTAPEAALYGRFTIKSDVWSFGVLLTELATKGRVPYPGMVNREVLDQVERGYRMPCPAECPESLHDLMLTCWRKDAEERPTFEYLQGFLEDYFTSTEPQYQPGENL from the exons ATGGGGGGAACCAAAAGCAAGCCCAAAGACATCAGCTCGGGAGGAGGGGCTAGCAGCCTCAACTTCAGCCCTGCCCAGCACACCCTCACATCCAATCGGAACCCTGCAGTGGACGGGACACGCCAGCCCACTCAGCCCCTGACCAATACCCCGGAGCTGGCCCTGTTTGGGGGTGCAGAGTCCACCAGTAGCGTCACGTCTCCTAACAGAGGGACACTCGCAG GAGGAGTGACGACGTTCGTGGCGCTGTATGACTACGAGTCTCgcactgcctctgatctgtctTTCAGGAAGGGCGAGCGGCTACAGATAGTAAACAACAC AGAAGGGGACTGGTGGCTGGCTCGATCTCTGACTACGGGAGAAAGCGGTTACATCCCCAGCAATTATGTGGCTCCCTCTGACTCCATCCAGGCAGAAGA GTGGTATTTTGGGAAGATCACACGCCGCGATTCGGAGCGGCTCCTGTTGGGTCTGGAGAACAGGAAAGGAACGTTCttggtgagagagagcgagaccaccAAAG GTGCCTACTGTCTGTCAGTCTTGGACTATGACAACACTAAAGGGCTGAACGTGAAACATTACAAGATCAGGAAGCTGGACAGTGGAGGGTTCTACATCACCTCACGCACTCAGTTTAACAACCTACAGCAGCTTGTCGCACACTACCACA AGCACGCAGACGGACTATGCCACTGTCTGACAGAGGTGTGTCCTGTACTGAAGCCTCAGACCCAGGGCCTAGCGCGCGATGCCTGGGAGATCCCCAGGGACTCCCTCCGCCTCGACCTCAAACTGGGACAGGGATGCTTCGGAGAGGTCTGGATGG GCACGTGGAATGGTACGACGCGGGTAGCAATCAAGACCTTGAAGACAGGTACCATGTCCCCCGAGGCCTTCCTCCAGGAGGCTCAGGTCATGAAGAAGCTGAGACATGAGAAGCTTGTCCAGCTCTATGCTGTGGTGTCTGAAGAACCCATCTATATTGTTACTGAGTACATGGGACAAGGGAGCTTATTGGACTTCCTGAAGGGAGACATGGGCAAGATGCTCCGCCTTCCTCAGCTGGTAGACATGGCCTCACAG ATTGCTTCAGGGATGGCGTACGTAGAGAGGATGAACTACGTCCACAGAGACCTCAGGGCTGCCAACATCCTAGTGGGAGACAACATGGTGTGTAAAGTGGCTGATTTCGGCCTGGCTCGCCTCATAGAAGACAACGAGTACACCGCCAGGCAGG GAGCAAAGTTCCCCATCAAGTGGACAGCCCCTGAAGCTGCTCTGTATGGCCGCTTCACTATCAAGTCTGACGTCTGGTCGTTCGGGGTCTTGCTGACCGAGCTGGCCACTAAAGGCAGAGTGCCATATCCAG GCATGGTGAATCGGGAGGTGTTGGACCAGGTGGAGCGTGGTTACAGGATGCCCTGTCCAGCTGAGTGCCCTGAGTCCCTCCACGACCTCATGTTGACCTGCTGGAGGAAGGACGCTGAGGAGCGGCCCACCTTTGAGTACCTGCAGGGCTTCCTGGAAGACTACTTCACCTCCACTGAGCCCCAGTACCAGCCTGGAGAGAACCTGTAG